In Erigeron canadensis isolate Cc75 chromosome 6, C_canadensis_v1, whole genome shotgun sequence, the following are encoded in one genomic region:
- the LOC122605013 gene encoding protein CHUP1, chloroplastic: MESKGSKELIKSILIMAGIPIAFSVACSLIARIKDRKNAKSYQVQINESGFYGDEEDYIENAHDPNHLKEHISSLKSKILELQELEKEIEVRFFRFIDLKDQEYALMEIQNSLCMEKERAEFMKREASSIEAENKKFDEMVMEYLKAVGELETLRLENGLLQRREKKLLKKSRESSRLIKKQKLKIEAQEAQMLINEADSKRKEIVIEGFEHEVEEIRGVINALLDEKNEVLHKLEIAENSLSFKIEAERILKENHNQAVKELENLKKDRAGELKELIYLRWCHACLKHELARRNQIEQERKAEENRVDDHELGLVEDIAPEECIAHESDNESVVCNVEPFFKSGQRHRKRRWLARKFRKWVEGNEKHHDTKCFGSHSVVDETEEPHSAGRKSFSSV, from the exons ATGGAAAGCAAAGGTTCAAAAGAGTTGATCAAGTCAATCTTGATCATGGCAGGAATCCCTATTGCTTTTTCTGTTGCTTGTTCTTTGATTGCTAGGATTAAAGATAGAAAAAATGCTAAATCATATCAGGTTCAAATAAACGAAAGCGGTTTCTATGGAGACGAAGAAGATTATATCGAAAATGCCCATGAtccaaatcatctcaaagaACATATTTCCTCCCTTAAGAGTAAGATTCTAGAGCTTCAAGAGCTCGAAAAGGAGATAGAGGTTCGGTTCTTTAGATTCATTGACTTGAAAGACCAAGAATATGCATTGATGGAGATTCAAAACAGTTTGTGTATGGAGAAAGAACGAGCTGAGTTCATGAAAAGGGAGGCGTCATCGATAGAGGCAGAGAACAAGAAGTTTGATGAAATGGTGATGGAATACCTCAAAGCGGTGGGAGAACTTGAGACTTTGAGGTTGGAAAACGGGTTGCTTCAAAGAAGGGAGAAGAAGCTTTTGAAGAAAAGTAGAGAAAGTTCTAGGTTGATTAAGAAACAAAAGTTGAAGATTGAAGCTCAAGAAGCCCAAATGTTGATAAACGAAGCCGAttcaaaaagaaaggaaatCGTGATCGAGGGATTCGAACATGAAGTTGAGGAAATTCGAGGTGTGATCAACGCTTTGCTGGATGAGAAGAATGAGGTTTTGCATAAGTTAGAGATAGCAGAAAATTCACTTTCATTCAAG ATTGAAGCGGAACGTATACTCAAGGAAAACCACAATCAAGCAGTAAAAGAGCTAGAAAACCTAAAGAAGGATCGAGCCGGTGAACTAAAAGAATTGATATACTTACGATGGTGTCACGCGTGTCTAAAACACGAGCTGGCAAGAAGAAATCAAATCGAGCAAGAAAGAAAAGCTGAAGAGAATAGAGTTGATGATCATGAGCTAGGATTGGTGGAAGATATAGCTCCGGAAGAGTGCATAGCGCATGAATCGGACAATGAGAGCGTGGTATGCAATGTCGAGCCATTTTTCAAATCGGGCCAAAGACATCGAAAGAGACGATGGTTGGCTAGGAAATTTAGAAAATGGGTTGAAGGAAATGAGAAGCATCATGACACCAAGTGTTTTGGAAGCCATTCTGTTGTTGATGAGACTGAAGAGCCACATTCAGCGGGTAGAAAATCGTTTTCTAGTGTTTGA
- the LOC122605307 gene encoding peptidyl-prolyl cis-trans isomerase FKBP16-4, chloroplastic: MELSLCAHKPSLLPPSITTSRKRLTHYSISRFTPLSCHSSEASVSIIDTASVEGRRAFMSCFLVAAAGLCVSDVAGAVSTSRRALKGAKVPESEYTTLPNGLKYYDLKVGNGAEAVKGSRVAVHYVAKWRNITFMTSRQGLGVGGGTPYGFDVGESERGNVLKGLDLGVQGMRIGGQRLLIVPPELAYGSKGVQEIPPNATIEMDIELLSIKQSPFGSPVKIVEG; this comes from the exons ATGGAACTTTCTCTTTGTGCTCACAAACCCTCTCTTCTTCCCCCCTCCATCACCACTTcaa GAAAGAGACTGACACATTATAGTATAAGTAGGTTTACACCATTGTCATGTCATTCCTCAGAAGCTTCTGTGAGTATAATAGATACTGCATCAGTTGAGGGCAGAAGAGCTTTCATGAGTTGTTTTCTTGTTGCAG CTGCTGGTTTATGCGTCTCTGATGTGGCCGGTGCTGTTAGTACAAGTAGAAGAGCT CTTAAGGGAGCAAAAGTGCCCGAGAGTGAATACACAACTCTTCCGAACGGGCTAAA GTATTATGATTTAAAGGTTGGAAATGGAGCTGAAGCTGTGAAGGGATCTCGGGTTGCA GTACATTATGTTGCTAAATGGAGAAACATCACTTTTATGACCAGCAGACAGGGGCTTGGTGTCGGTGGTGGAACA CCTTATGGTTTTGATGTTGGTGAATCAGAGAGAGGAAATGTCCTTAAAGGCTTGGACTTGGGGGTCCAAGGCATGCGCATAGGAGGCCAG CGGTTGCTGATTGTCCCCCCTGAGCTTGCTTATGGAAGCAAAGGTGTGCAAGAAATTCCTCCAAATGCAACCATTGAG ATGGATATCGAATTACTGTCCATCAAACAAAGTCCATTTGG GTCACCCGTCAAAATAGTTGAGGGATAA
- the LOC122605720 gene encoding wall-associated receptor kinase-like 20, which translates to MSASSFGLGHLQNRTMRRPNEKKVSLRHSCFLFICFFCYSSFSQMTCPNCGLLNIPYPLSTNPNCGDPDYSLRCDIHSGKLYFDALNGSSYTVVRIKPDSQKLVLQSQPWLPNTCITQDFPVSEGLWLNQTLPFNISSSNTIFIFNCSPRLFLSPLNCTPSSLCHRYLESSGQVDPSRALQCASSINPCCTFIAGGLSSAYKIRLHASGCRAFRSIIDLDKEKPASLWDEGVEIQWAPPPEPVCKTQHDCSVSSKCQPTENKGISRCFCNEHYNWDHALGVCINKAGHKKSGLTIKIAIGVAMFFAMGVLMITVTVRRSRKNHQKEKVAKEREELFKSNSGMKSARMFSYKELKKATNGFSKDTILGVGGFGEVYKGELQDGKVVAIKSAKVGNIKSTEHVLNEVGILSQVSHKNLVRLLGCCVEAEQPLMIYEYIPRGTLYHHLHVESSTFLNWKMRLRISLQTAEALAYLHTGAHTPIYHRDIKSTNILLDDDYNAKVADFGISRLARPGLSHVSTCAQGTLGYLDPEYYKNYQLTDKSDVYSYGIVLLEIVTTKRAIDFEREENDVNLAVYVAQRADTITKVVDRRLVGEEPSCQVLTSVRLFCKLALACLREKRGDRPTMKDVVQELQSILETINQEYVACETSVEIK; encoded by the coding sequence ATGTCTGCCTCCTCTTTCGGACTTGGCCATCTTCAAAACAGAACCATGAGAAGGCCAAATGAGAAGAAAGTTTCCCTTAGACattcttgttttcttttcatttgCTTTTTTTGTTACTCTTCTTTTTCCCAAATGACTTGTCCAAACTGTGGTCTCCTAAATATTCCATACCCGTTAAGCACTAACCCAAACTGTGGCGACCCCGACTACTCTCTTCGTTGTGACATTCATTCTGGAAAACTCTACTTTGATGCCTTGAATGGAAGTTCATATACCGTGGTCAGAATCAAACCTGATAGTCAAAAGTTAGTTCTCCAGAGTCAACCATGGTTGCCTAACACATGCATCACTCAAGATTTTCCTGTTAGTGAGGGACTTTGGTTAAACCAAACACTCCCTTTTAACATCTCTTCCTCAAACACTATATTCATCTTCAATTGTTCACCTCGCCTCTTCCTGTCCCCTCTTAATTGCACTCCTTCAAGTCTTTGCCATCGTTACCTTGAGAGCTCAGGCCAGGTTGACCCTTCCCGGGCTCTTCAGTGTGCAAGTTCTATCAACCCATGTTGTACCTTCATTGCAGGTGGTCTTTCATCGGCATACAAGATCCGTCTACATGCCTCAGGTTGCCGAGCTTTCAGAAGTATTATAGACTTGGATAAAGAAAAACCCGCGAGTCTATGGGATGAAGGAGTTGAGATTCAGTGGGCCCCACCACCAGAACCTGTTTGTAAAACTCAACATGATTGCTCGGTTTCTTCCAAGTGTCAACCTACTGAAAACAAGGGTATCTCCCGTTGTTTTTGTAATGAGCATTATAATTGGGATCATGCCCTTGGAGTTTGTATAAACAAGGCGGGTCACAAAAAATCTGGTCTTACAATCAAGATTGCAATCGGGGTGGCCATGTTTTTTGCAATGGGGGTACTTATGATAACCGTTACAGTGAGAAGATCAAGAAAGAATCATCAGAAAGAAAAGGTTGCTAAGGAGAGGGAAGAACTGTTCAAATCAAACAGTGGAATGAAATCTGCAAGAATGTTTAGCTATAAAGAACTCAAGAAAGCAACTAACGGATTCTCTAAAGATACAATTTTAGGCGTTGGTGGATTTGGTGAAGTTTACAAAGGCGAACTTCAAGATGGGAAAGTTGTAGCCATTAAGTCGGCTAAAGTAGGAAATATAAAGAGTACTGAACACGTACTTAATGAAGTTGGGATACTTTCACAAGTCAGTCATAAGAATTTAGTTCGGCTTTTGGGATGTTGTGTGGAAGCGGAACAACCATTGATGATTTATGAATACATTCCTAGAGGAACCCTTTATCATCATTTGCATGTCGAGTCTTCTACGTTTCTGAACTGGAAAATGAGGTTGAGAATTTCTTTACAAACAGCTGAAGCATTGGCTTATCTTCACACTGGCGCTCATACCCCCATTTATCATAGAGATATCAAGTCAACAAACATCCTTTTAGACGATGATTACAATGCCAAAGTTGCGGATTTTGGTATTTCTAGACTGGCTCGACCAGGATTGAGCCATGTCTCAACTTGTGCTCAAGGGACTTTGGGCTATTTGGACCCTGAGTACTACAAAAATTACCAGTTAACTGACAAAAGCGATGTGTATAGTTATGGCATTGTGTTGCTTGAAATTGTCACTACTAAAAGGGCAATTGACTTTGAACGAGAAGAAAATGATGTGAACTTGGCGGTTTATGTGGCTCAACGAGCAGACACAATTACGAAGGTTGTGGACCGACGGTTGGTAGGAGAGGAGCCTTCTTGTCAGGTTTTGACTAGTGTAAGGCTCTTTTGCAAGCTTGCACTTGCTTGTTTAAGAGAGAAGAGAGGGGACAGGCCAACCATGAAAGACGTTGTCCAAGAACTACAATCCATACTTGAGACTATAAATCAAGAGTATGTTGCTTGTGAAACAAGTGTAGAGATCAAATGA